In Bacteroidota bacterium, the sequence TCTGTTATTGTTTGCACCTTAGTTTCACCGTCTTTCACCACATCTTCGGGCATACCGTCTTTTTGTGATTTTTTAAGACGCTCGTTGCTGTCTTTACGGATGTTACGAATGGTTACTTTAGCTTGCTCGGCATCGTTTTTCACGTTTTTCACCAATGCTTTACGCCTTTCTTCTGTAAGCGGCGGAACAGCTATGCGCACCACAGAACCGTCATTTTGGGGGTTGAAGCCCAAATTGGCATCTGTAATTGCTTTTTCGATAGCACTTATCAGGCTTTTATCCCAAGGCTGCACAATAATAGTGCGGGCATCGGGGGTAGTAATGTTTGCAGCTTGCGCCAACTGTGTTGGGGCACCGTAGTAATCTACCACCACACCATCCAGCATATTGGGCATGGCTTTTCCTGCACGTATTTTGGCAAAGTCAGACTCGGTGTGGCTAATGCACTTGTCCATCGCGGCCTTTGTACCGTCTAATATTGTCTTTAAATCTTCCATAAATGCTTATATGTGTATAAAACCTTATTGGTAGCTGTATTTTTATGAGCCGCAAATTAAACTTTTTTTAGCTTAAATGTAAAACAGGCTTACTAAGTTTAGATGAAAACCCTTGCAGCAAAAGGATTTCGTATTTGGTGTTTATAAGCAACAAGTAATCGCTTTTGCTTTTACTGTGCTATTTTTGCCGGAGTATGAAAGCTGTATTTTTTGACCGCGACGGGGTACTGAACCGTGAACTGGGCCGCTATGTTGTAAACGCCGATGAGTTTGAAGTGAATGATTGGGTGGCTTCTTTTATGCAGGTTTTTAAAAATGCCGGGTACAATTTTTTTGTAATTACCAACCAAGGAGGCATTGCAAAGGAGTTATACACGCATACCGACCTTTTTGCTATACATAAAAAGCTGACGGATACCCTTTTGCCTTACAACGTTACGTTTACCGAGATATTTTACTGTTCACACCATCCGCTGAAA encodes:
- a CDS encoding ribosome recycling factor, which gives rise to MEDLKTILDGTKAAMDKCISHTESDFAKIRAGKAMPNMLDGVVVDYYGAPTQLAQAANITTPDARTIIVQPWDKSLISAIEKAITDANLGFNPQNDGSVVRIAVPPLTEERRKALVKNVKNDAEQAKVTIRNIRKDSNERLKKSQKDGMPEDVVKDGETKVQTITDQYIKKIDELMAAKEKEIMTV
- a CDS encoding HAD-IIIA family hydrolase, giving the protein MKAVFFDRDGVLNRELGRYVVNADEFEVNDWVASFMQVFKNAGYNFFVITNQGGIAKELYTHTDLFAIHKKLTDTLLPYNVTFTEIFYCSHHPLKSQCLCRKPDSLMLEKAIAKYGVEMEKSFLIGDTDRDINAAAKVGLAAYQVIPNHPLTTEQLQDLQGLTAVDLQTLIAK